DNA sequence from the Parasphaerochaeta coccoides DSM 17374 genome:
CAAAGAACGTTACCACGCTTCTCATAGTGACTGATAAAGGCATTGCATCGCTCGGTCTGATGGATGCGCTCCTGAGCGGACTGGAAAAAGAAAACCTCTCTTTTTTCGTGTACGACGGTACGGTACCGAACCCGACCATTGACAATGTAGAGGAAGCCCTCCGCATGTACCAGGATAATCACTGCGAAGCAATCATAGCCTTTGGCGGCGGTTCCCCGATGGATTGTGCAAAAGCTGTCGGGGCACGGATAGCCCGACCACGAAAGAGCATCATGCAGATGAAAGGAGTTTTTCATGTGCGGAAAAGTCTTCCTCCTTTCTTTGCCATTCCCACTACAGCCGGGACGGGAAGTGAAGCGACTCTGGCATCTGTCATCTCGAATCCCCAGACACATGAGAAATTCCAGATTGATGACACAAGCCTGATCCCACGCTATGCAGTGCTTGACCCCCTGTTGACCGTAGGTCTTCCGGGAAACATCACGGCGACAACAGGCATGGATGCGCTGGCGCATGCGGTTGAAGCCTATATCGGGAACAGCAATACACGGGAAACGAAGATGTTGTCCAGAAAAGCAGTCAACCTTATTTTCCAGAATATTGAAAAAGCCTATGCTCAGGGAAATGACCTTGAGGCCAGGGAAAACATGCTGAAAGCATCCCACTATGCGGGTCTTGCATTCACACAGGCGTATGTCGGCTATGTCCATGCCATCGCTCATGCTTTGGGTGGAACCTATGGTATCCCTCACGGACTGGCTGTCGCGACAGTACTTCCCCATGTGCTGGAGTTCTATGGAAAATCCGTACATCGGAGACTTGCTGAGCTGGCAGATGTCTCCGGCATAGGTTCTCCCACGGATTCTTCTGGACAGAAAGCGGCGCAATTCATCGAAACAATCAAAAGATTGAATAAGACAATGGGCATCCCCGAAGGATTCAGCGTCATCAATCCTCAGGATATCCCTTTGATGGCAAAGCGGGCATACGCTGAAGCAAACCCGTTCTATCCTGTTCCCCGGATACTTTCGAAACAAGAACTTGAGATGCTTTTTTCAATTGTCCGAATACAGTGATTGTGCCGTGATTATCCATGTACATTCAGGAAGCACGCAAGGAACAAGACGGTTCCCCCGGAGGAAAACCAATGCGTGACATCACAAGCATGACAGGAAAACAAAAAGAGTTCTTTTTGAGTGGAAAAACGAAGGAAATCAGCTTCCGTCGCGACAAGCTCATTCTGTTGCGCAACGCAATAAAAGAACATGAAAAAGACATATATGAGGCGTTGCGTCTTGATTTAGGCAAAGCCCCCTTCGAGGCATATGTGACAGAGGTTGGAATTGTATTGGAGGAAATCACCTATGCGCTCAAGCATCTGAAACAGTGGGCAAAACCCCGGCGGGTCAGGGTTCCCCTCATGCATTTCCCGTCTTCCGGCAGCATTC
Encoded proteins:
- a CDS encoding iron-containing alcohol dehydrogenase, with the protein product MPWRKPVLLEGKNSLARLPGFIKSKNVTTLLIVTDKGIASLGLMDALLSGLEKENLSFFVYDGTVPNPTIDNVEEALRMYQDNHCEAIIAFGGGSPMDCAKAVGARIARPRKSIMQMKGVFHVRKSLPPFFAIPTTAGTGSEATLASVISNPQTHEKFQIDDTSLIPRYAVLDPLLTVGLPGNITATTGMDALAHAVEAYIGNSNTRETKMLSRKAVNLIFQNIEKAYAQGNDLEARENMLKASHYAGLAFTQAYVGYVHAIAHALGGTYGIPHGLAVATVLPHVLEFYGKSVHRRLAELADVSGIGSPTDSSGQKAAQFIETIKRLNKTMGIPEGFSVINPQDIPLMAKRAYAEANPFYPVPRILSKQELEMLFSIVRIQ